ATCTGTTAACGGTTTTTACTCCGTCTATTTTCTGTATTTGTCTCATTACTTTATTAAGATGAGTATTATTCTTGACTAAAAGTGTGATTCGTCCGTAAAATAAACCATCATTGCTGTTAAAATTAACTAATTTCATATTAACATTCATATGACTTGATATAATATTAGTTATTTTATTTACAAGTCCAACAGAATCGATCCCTTTTATTTCTATTAAGGCGTCAAAATCAATACTATTAATACTTTTCCATTTACAATTAATTATTCTATAAGAAAAATTAGCACGAAGTCTTATTGCATTTGGACATGATACGGAATGTATTTTAATTCCATCTTTTATTGTAACAAAACCAAATACTTTATCGCCAGATATGGGTTGGCAACATGATGCAATTTTATAATCTAGAACCTCATCTTCTTCTCCAAACACTAATAATTTATTCTTTTCTTCTTTAATAGTTGGAGACGTTTGTTTGTTTTTTCTAATAAACTTTGATTTAATAAAATCATACCAACTATCTCTGTTGTTTTTAAACTCTTTGAGTTGTTCATTAGAGATTTTCCCAATTCCTAACCTATAAAATAATTCCAAGCTGTCATTTAATTCAAAATATATTTGTAATTCGTTAACAGTAGATTCAGAAAATATAATTTTTAAATGTTTTAATTTTCTTATTAAAATTTCCTTACCATTATTTGCAATTTGTTTTTTTTCTTGTTTTAAGGAATTCTTTATTTTATTTCTTGCTTTTGCAGTTACCACAAAATCTAACCAATTTTCTTTAGGAGTTTGTTTGCTAGAATTAATTATTTCAATTTGATCACCACTTTTAAGTCTGTGACTTAGTGGAACAAGTTTGCCATTTACTTTTGTTCCTAAACAACTTTTCCCTAAATCAGTATGAATTTGAAATGCAAAATCCAAAGATGTAGCACCATTTGGAAGAGTTACTAAGTCACCTTTTGGTGAAAAAACAAATATTTCTTCTGCAAAAAGATTTAGTTTAAAATCTTCAATAGTTTCTTCTGCTGAAGTTTTATCATACTCTAGTGTGTCTCTAACTCTGTTAATCCAACTGTCTAAATTCTTTTGAGTTTTTTTATTTGCATGCTTATTTTGTTTGTATTTCCAGTGAGCAGCGTAACCTTTTTCTGCTACTTCATCCATTCTGTTGCTTCTAATTTGAACTTCAACCCACGAACCATCAATTCCCATAACAGTTGTATGTAATGATTCATAGCCATTAAGTTTAGCATTGGAAATCCAGTCTCTCAGTCTGTCAGGGTTTGGTTTGTAAAAATCGGTAACAATAGAGTAGACTTTCCAGCATAATTCTTTCTCTTTTGGAATAGGACAATCTATAATAACTCTGATGGCAAATTTATCAAAGACCTCCTCAAAATCTATCTCTTTTTCTGTCATTTTTTTTCTAATTGAAAAAATTGATTTGGGTCTTCCTTTTATTGAGCAATTAATACGCTCAATTTTTAATTTTTCTTTAATAGGTCGGATAAATTTTTTAATGTATTTTTCTCTGTTATTTTTTGTTTCATTTAGTTTTTTCGAAATATCAAAATAAATATCTGGGTCTGTATACTTCAAGCTAAGGTCTTCTAGTTCAGTTTTTATAGAATATAATCCTAAACGATGAGCAAGTGGTGCATAGAGATATAGTGTTTCAGAAGCAATTTTTTGTTGATTTTTTAAAGTAAGATAATCTAATGAACGCATGTTATCTAACCTATCAGCAATTTTAATTAGAACTACGC
The window above is part of the Flavobacteriales bacterium TMED191 genome. Proteins encoded here:
- a CDS encoding bifunctional (p)ppGpp synthetase/guanosine-3',5'-bis(diphosphate) 3'-pyrophosphohydrolase, yielding MKNNNEQIEKKIIINQYRSLIRNLNPNINTQEKKRIRAAFNLAIKAHSDTRRKSGDLFITHPISVAKIVARDIGLGSTSIICSLLHDVVEDTEITSTDIKDQFGEQVQLIIDGLTKISGVVDAEISLQAENFRKMILTISNDIRVVLIKIADRLDNMRSLDYLTLKNQQKIASETLYLYAPLAHRLGLYSIKTELEDLSLKYTDPDIYFDISKKLNETKNNREKYIKKFIRPIKEKLKIERINCSIKGRPKSIFSIRKKMTEKEIDFEEVFDKFAIRVIIDCPIPKEKELCWKVYSIVTDFYKPNPDRLRDWISNAKLNGYESLHTTVMGIDGSWVEVQIRSNRMDEVAEKGYAAHWKYKQNKHANKKTQKNLDSWINRVRDTLEYDKTSAEETIEDFKLNLFAEEIFVFSPKGDLVTLPNGATSLDFAFQIHTDLGKSCLGTKVNGKLVPLSHRLKSGDQIEIINSSKQTPKENWLDFVVTAKARNKIKNSLKQEKKQIANNGKEILIRKLKHLKIIFSESTVNELQIYFELNDSLELFYRLGIGKISNEQLKEFKNNRDSWYDFIKSKFIRKNKQTSPTIKEEKNKLLVFGEEDEVLDYKIASCCQPISGDKVFGFVTIKDGIKIHSVSCPNAIRLRANFSYRIINCKWKSINSIDFDALIEIKGIDSVGLVNKITNIISSHMNVNMKLVNFNSNDGLFYGRITLLVKNNTHLNKVMRQIQKIDGVKTVNRLNE